From one Microlunatus sp. Gsoil 973 genomic stretch:
- a CDS encoding phosphotransferase, translated as MADVPTLQRDDGSDLLTSAEAQEVLTAAVGHGGGRLVSWQLDHVDANPRRSTTATFHVVVDWPHGRKEELIGVSARVDGRTRSDERAVIFGDGTREVAVWLYPDDPDLPGLHRAAFPDRFAAALSDLGTLGRPVRPDQVRLELIGYRPRRRAVVKAVVDGPYGPEVFFVKALRERSFAGVLGRHQLLLDAGLPAPRIAAATADFLLVLRELPGRPLATALFDDAPPIRADDLVAVLDAMPAQVTTLDRHRPWSDAVEQYARMVSAALPEAKPTLDRMVDRIRNGLAGIPEGNEPTHGDFYEAQLFVNQGRVSGILDIDTIGPGRRADDLACLVAHLATVQRMNADQAARVQRLITEWLPVFDRRVDPIELRLRAAAVAISLATGPYRGQEPDWQGETWQILRSADQLIRSIS; from the coding sequence ATGGCCGATGTACCCACGCTGCAGCGGGACGACGGCTCGGACCTGCTCACCTCGGCCGAGGCGCAGGAGGTGCTGACGGCAGCCGTCGGCCACGGCGGCGGACGACTGGTGTCCTGGCAACTCGACCACGTCGACGCCAACCCGCGTCGGAGTACGACGGCCACCTTCCACGTCGTCGTCGACTGGCCGCATGGGCGAAAAGAGGAGTTGATCGGCGTCAGTGCGCGGGTCGACGGCAGAACCCGCAGCGACGAGCGCGCGGTGATCTTCGGCGACGGCACGCGCGAGGTCGCGGTCTGGCTGTACCCCGACGACCCGGACCTGCCGGGGCTGCACCGCGCCGCCTTTCCGGACCGGTTCGCCGCGGCGCTGAGCGATCTCGGCACGCTGGGCCGACCGGTCCGTCCCGACCAGGTACGGCTGGAGCTGATCGGCTACCGGCCGCGACGCCGGGCGGTGGTCAAGGCGGTGGTCGACGGACCGTACGGACCCGAGGTGTTCTTCGTCAAGGCCCTGCGGGAACGCAGCTTCGCCGGTGTCCTCGGACGCCACCAGCTGCTGCTGGACGCCGGGCTGCCGGCCCCACGGATCGCGGCCGCGACAGCCGACTTCCTGCTCGTCCTGCGCGAACTGCCCGGCCGTCCGCTGGCGACCGCACTCTTCGACGACGCCCCGCCGATCCGCGCCGACGACCTGGTTGCGGTGCTGGACGCCATGCCGGCACAGGTGACAACACTCGACCGGCACAGGCCATGGTCGGACGCGGTGGAGCAGTACGCCAGGATGGTCTCGGCCGCGCTGCCGGAGGCGAAGCCGACTCTGGACCGGATGGTCGACCGGATCCGGAACGGGTTGGCCGGCATCCCGGAGGGCAACGAGCCGACCCACGGCGATTTCTACGAGGCCCAGTTGTTCGTCAACCAGGGACGGGTCAGCGGCATCCTCGACATCGACACCATCGGCCCCGGACGGCGGGCCGACGACCTTGCCTGCCTGGTGGCCCACCTGGCGACGGTCCAGCGGATGAACGCCGACCAGGCGGCGCGGGTCCAGCGGCTGATCACCGAGTGGCTGCCTGTCTTCGACCGACGGGTCGATCCGATCGAGCTGAGGTTGCGAGCCGCGGCCGTGGCAATCTCCCTGGCAACCGGGCCGTACCGGGGTCAGGAACCCGATTGGCAGGGGGAAACCTGGCAGATTCTGCGATCAGCCGATCAATTGATCCGCAGCATTTCCTGA
- a CDS encoding methylmalonyl-CoA mutase, producing the protein MAGFTESGTPFSPVYGPEDLAGFDPQRLGAPGEFPYTRGVYPQMYTRRPWTMRQYAGFGTARQSNQRYRELIDNGSHGLSVAFDLPTQMGYDSDAPLAHGEVGKVGVAIDSLEDMRVLFDRIPLAEVSTSMTINAPAAALLLLYQLVAEEQGVDPAELTGTIQNDVLKEYIARGTYIYPPAASLRLVSDTFAYCHQLLPRWNTISISGYHMAEAGAHPAQEIAFTLANGIAYVEAAIGAGLGVDDFAPRLSFFFVARTTLLEEIAKFRAARRIWATVMRDRFGAQNPKSMMLRFHTQTAGVQLTAQQPEVNLVRVTIQALAAVLGGTQSLHTNAFDEAIALPTQKAARLALRSQQVIAYETDVTETVDPFAGSYAIESLTDDLEAHILKLMQAVEDRGGAVAAIEDNYQKNEIEQTAYATAQQIDSGDRVVVGVNRFALDSEEPYEPLRVDPAIEQDQRQRLAGLRERRDSAAVHRALDQLGAAARAEENVLHPMKEALKALATVGEVSDTLRRVWGRYVPPDSV; encoded by the coding sequence GTGGCAGGGTTCACCGAATCGGGCACGCCGTTCTCCCCGGTGTACGGGCCGGAGGATCTGGCCGGATTCGACCCGCAGCGACTCGGCGCACCGGGTGAGTTCCCGTACACCCGCGGCGTCTATCCGCAGATGTACACCCGGCGGCCCTGGACCATGCGGCAGTACGCCGGGTTCGGAACCGCCCGGCAGTCCAACCAGCGGTACCGCGAACTGATCGACAACGGCAGCCACGGGCTCTCGGTCGCCTTCGACCTGCCCACCCAGATGGGCTATGACTCCGATGCGCCGCTGGCCCACGGTGAGGTCGGCAAGGTCGGGGTCGCGATCGACAGCCTGGAGGACATGCGCGTCCTCTTCGACCGGATCCCGTTGGCCGAGGTCTCCACCTCGATGACGATCAACGCCCCGGCGGCGGCCCTGTTGCTGCTCTACCAGTTGGTGGCCGAGGAACAGGGCGTCGATCCGGCGGAACTCACCGGCACCATCCAGAACGACGTGCTCAAGGAGTACATCGCCCGCGGCACCTACATCTACCCGCCGGCGGCCAGCCTGCGATTGGTCAGCGACACCTTCGCCTACTGCCATCAGCTGCTCCCGCGCTGGAACACCATCTCCATCTCCGGCTACCACATGGCCGAGGCCGGCGCCCACCCCGCGCAGGAGATCGCCTTCACCCTCGCCAACGGCATCGCCTATGTCGAGGCGGCGATCGGGGCGGGGCTGGGTGTCGACGACTTCGCGCCACGGCTGTCGTTCTTCTTCGTCGCCCGGACAACGCTGCTGGAGGAGATCGCCAAGTTCCGTGCCGCCCGGCGCATCTGGGCCACCGTGATGCGCGACCGCTTCGGTGCACAGAATCCGAAGTCGATGATGTTGCGCTTCCACACCCAGACCGCCGGCGTCCAGTTGACCGCACAGCAACCCGAGGTGAACCTGGTCCGGGTCACGATCCAGGCGTTGGCCGCGGTACTCGGCGGGACCCAATCGCTGCACACCAACGCCTTCGACGAGGCGATCGCGCTGCCCACCCAGAAGGCCGCGAGGCTGGCACTGCGCAGCCAGCAGGTGATCGCCTACGAGACCGACGTCACCGAGACCGTCGATCCGTTCGCCGGTTCGTACGCGATCGAATCGCTCACCGATGATCTTGAAGCACACATCCTCAAGCTGATGCAGGCGGTGGAGGACCGCGGGGGTGCGGTGGCGGCGATCGAGGACAACTACCAGAAGAACGAGATCGAACAGACCGCGTACGCAACGGCACAGCAGATCGACTCCGGCGACCGGGTAGTGGTCGGGGTCAACCGGTTCGCACTGGACAGTGAGGAGCCGTACGAACCGTTGCGGGTCGATCCGGCGATCGAGCAGGACCAGAGACAACGGTTGGCCGGGCTGCGTGAACGACGGGACAGCGCCGCCGTACACCGCGCTCTTGATCAACTGGGTGCAGCGGCCCGGGCTGAGGAGAACGTGCTCCATCCGATGAAGGAAGCCCTGAAGGCCTTGGCAACCGTCGGGGAAGTGAGCGACACGCTGCGCCGGGTCTGGGGTCGGTACGTGCCGCCGGATAGCGTGTGA